The Thunnus maccoyii chromosome 9, fThuMac1.1, whole genome shotgun sequence genome includes a region encoding these proteins:
- the fancc gene encoding Fanconi anemia group C protein: MSQPLIPLQQMAEPSLDVQEMQLWLEKAVAWGQADSPDTRKDTCQHLSRLGDFLQQLQTHIHNMSSTTETMKRLPFLGQFLGRLCWNPYVTADDTSRRLLFQCLWGLYSEHPRNAVERKANQWIRKVLCQLATEEDDTAAQTLVKHMGVPPTQYHLNVLRKTVALVQDNIGKSCSSLGDLNQRCSCDSILATSEACVPLVTCAEAAPLIGALLQRPLTCARAALSEDFLDALSSAYSSHGLSLEEQAVVSLWYHSLSSLEESVLSLLESCLANTGSTLQRLEQQLAQSLLPKACAQHCSIFLVVNDIFRSFLKQLEGNECVRSLIQTFTSHFLRELTLLQPQMSVSLKAFFPQSPQNLLVPLLTQPSEMPQESWAHHLNWLSGSLQRLTEEEEEGDEDSGSTRGHHKVFEAWFLLVQCGHWVQAAVQLLVTAGPEDCGPLLRLLTFYHHPTNRGHHRALQLVRAKEAWDHLHPLFSVLAHPPPIDHLQSLVALLSPHPQQPSLAPLLILDLLVNFAVFSQKSQSGSTEILQTVADRSGLVGEAARVLGSLELRLNGGSCLSSDANRVHLRIKALQNTLAHMHAAQSSAENQAHTHPL; encoded by the exons ATGTCTCAGCCACTGATCCCGCTCCAACAAATGGCAGAGCCCTCGCTGGATGTCCAGGAGATGCAGCTCTGGCTGGAGAAAGCGGTGGCTTGGGGCCAGGCTGACAGCCCAGACACTCGGAAAGACACCTGCCAGCACTTGAGCAGACTGGGGGATTTCCTCCAGCAACTCCAGACACACATCCACAACATG AGCTCCACAACAGAGACTATGAAGCGGCTGCCTTTCCTAGGACAGTTTCTAGGCCGGCTGTGCTGGAACCCTTATGTCACTGCTGATG ATACGAGCAGAAGGCTGCTATTCCAGTGTCTGTGGGGACTGTACTCAGAGCATCcaagaaatgctgtggaaagAAAGGCCAACCAATGGATACGG AAAGTGTTGTGTCAGCTTGCAACAGAAGAAGATGATACTGCAGCGCAGACATTAGTGAAGCATATGGGTGTACCACCAACACAGTACCATCTCAACGTCCTCAGAAAG ACGGTGGCACTGGTGCAAGACAACATTGGAAAGAGCTGCAGTTCGCTGGGTGATTTAAATCAGAG GTGTTCATGTGACAGTATTCTGGCTACATCTGAGGCTTGTGTCCCCCTGGTTACGTGTGCTGAGGCTGCTCCTCTCATTGGTGCATTGCTGCAGCGGCCATTGACTTGTGCAAGGGCAGCTCTTAGCGAAGACTTCCTGGATGCTCTGAGCTCCGCCTATTCCAG CCATGGCTTGTCATTGGAGGAGCAGGCTGTAGTTTCTCTGTGGTATCACAGCCTGTCCAGCCTGGAAGAATCAGTGCTCAGTCTGCTGGAGTCTTGTCTTGCCAACACAGGGTCAACACTGCAGAGGTTGGAGCAACAGCTGGCACAGTCACTGCTG cctAAAGCCTGTGCTCAGCACTGCTCGATATTCTTGGTTGTAAACGACATCTTCAG atcCTTCCTTAAGCAACTAGAAGGAAATGAGTGTGTTCGGTCTCTCATCCAAACCTTTACCAGCCATTTCCTCAGGGAACTGACACTGTTGCAGCCTCAG ATGAGTGTTTCTTTGAAGGCCTTCTTCCCACAGTCACCTCAGAATTTGCTGGTTCCTCTCTTGACCCAGCCTTCAG AGATGCCCCAGGAGTCTTGGGCACATCACCTGAACTGGCTCAGTGGCTCATTACAGAGactgacagaggaggaagaggagggagacgAAGACAGCGGCAGCACCAG GGGGCACCACAAAGTGTTTGAAGCCTGGTTCCTACTAGTTCAGTGTGGCCACTGGGTGCAGGCGGCAGTCCAGCTGCTGGTGACTGCAGGGCCAGAAGACTGTGGCCCCCTGCTGAGGCTGCTGACTTTCTACCACCACCCCACTAACAGGGGGCACCACAGGGCTCTACAGCTG GTACGTGCCAAGGAAGCATGGGACCACCTCCACCCCCTTTTCTCAGTATTAGCTCATCCTCCTCCCATTGACCACCTACAGTCGTTGGTCGCCCTGCTGTCACCACACCCTCAGCAGCCATCACTGGCACCATTATTGATCCTCGACCTCTTGGTcaactttgctgttttctcCCAAAAATCGCAGAGTGGATCAACAGAGATTTTACAGACG GTGGCGGATCGGTCTGGTCTGGTCGGTGAAGCAGCACGTGTTCTCGGCTCACTGGAGCTCAGACTGAACGGAGGAAGCTGCTTATCAAGTGACGCTAACAGAGTTCATCTCAGGATCAAGGCGCTTCAAAACACACTAGCACATATGCATGCAGCACAGAGCTCTGCTGAGAACCAAGCACACACTCACCCACTCTAA